A genome region from Bufo gargarizans isolate SCDJY-AF-19 chromosome 2, ASM1485885v1, whole genome shotgun sequence includes the following:
- the LOC122925477 gene encoding olfactory receptor 11L1-like, with protein sequence MKFLTLTNLTVVTEFLLLGFQGSQHLRYLLFLLFFVIFGATICGNLLIITLVSTSKNLQSPMYFFISQLSINDILLPTNIVPKILHILLKNGGTISFIACMTQLYFFCAAEIVECLLLTLMSYDRYMAICNPLRYTTIMTNAFCVKSVTMCWFLGIIVSLIFTITPSKLFFCGPNIIDHLFCDLLPLLELACSDTFIFHLEIYLIGFPIVFIPTALIVVSYICIVFEILRIPSSTGRKKAFSTCSSHLIVVCIFYGTLFSVYFIPRTGHTWHVNKHLSLLYTVFTPLINPIVYSLRNKDIKKAVNKYFI encoded by the exons ATGAAATTCCTAACCCTG ACAAATCTGACTGTAGTCACAGAGTTTTTACTCTTAGGTTTTCAAGGCAGTCAACATTTGAGATATCTCTTATTCCTTCTGTTCTTTGTTATTTTTGGTGCCACAATATGTGGAAATCTCTTAATCATCACTCTGGTGTCCACCAGCAAGAACCTCCAATCTCCGATGTACTTTTTCATCTCACAACTCTCCATCAATGACATCTTGTTGCCCACAAATATAGTCCCCAAAATACTCCACATCTTGCTGAAAAATGGAGGAACCATCAGTTTTATTGCCTGTATGACACAGTTATATTTTTTCTGTGCTGCAGAAATAGTTGAATGTCTTCTTCTCACATTGATGTCTTATGACAGATATATGGCCATCTGTAATCCCCTCCGTTACACCACCATCATGACGAATGCATTTTGTGTTAAGTCAGTCACTATGTGTTGGTTTTTGGGTATTATTGTTTCACTTATTTTCACCATAACACCatcaaagctatttttttgtggacccaataTCATTGACCATTTATTCTGTGATCTTCTTCCCTTACTAGAACTTGCCTGTTCTGACACCTTCATTTTTCACCTAGAGATTTATTTAATAGGCTTTCCAATTGTCTTCATTCCAACCGCACTCATTGTAGTGTCTTACATTTGTATTGTTTTTGAAATCTTAAGGATCCCATCCAGTACTGGAAGAaagaaagccttctccacctgtaGCTCCCACCTCATTGTGGTCTGCATATTCTACGGGACTCTTTTCAGTGTTTATTTTATTCCAAGAACTGGTCACACATGGCATGTTAATAAACACCTCTCCCTGCTATATACTGTGTTTACTCCATTGATTAATCCCATTGTATACAGCCTGAGGAATAAAGACATTAAGAAAGCCGTAAATAAATATTTCATTTAA